In Hamadaea flava, a genomic segment contains:
- a CDS encoding FAD-dependent oxidoreductase, with amino-acid sequence MRNEHAHHDVTIIGGGLAGVCAAIAAARLGRTVALVTNRPVLGGNSSSEVRVWVVGATGHGKNHYAREGGIMGELFLENQYRNPEGNPYFWDAVVLDAVRAEPNISLYLNTDVRLVDASGPEDTRVVEAVTGWMMGSERLIRFTSPVFLDCTGDGLVGHLAGARYRIGRESRAEYGEPWAPEVADDITLGSTLLFYTKDAGEPVRYVPPSFAKDITTTSIPERRIIKAGDNGCAYWWIEYGGELDTVHDNDRIRDELWSVIYGIWDYIKNSGKFDADTMTLEWVGALPGKREYRRFVGDYVLTQHDILGQTPFDDRIAFGGWSIDLHPPQGMYATEAGAKQRYADGVYHIPYRSLYSVNTTNLLFAGRDISASHVAFGSTRVMATCATLGQAAGTAAALCVADGVGPRQLDRGLLQRTLLRADASIMGLPLLGDGLQGTASVTASSTLSTVATTDPGEPWALAADAGIVVPVDPAFDGVRLLVSATEATELRVELHDPELGQNYVPRRLVTAAQVVVAAGEKQWVDVPLAWRPDAPGNAFLVVGANPAVSLWSAGTPTPGVLCLTRVPLRPQDETPQLLREWTDAPHFCVDAGPTTAYAPEKAVDGYQRPFGGPHMWVSAELPASLTLDWPEPITVARVDVLADDDVNVDLINLHHHRTPDAIMPTLVRDYRIEARNAAGEWQVIVEVTGNRQRRQAYDLPEAIVTDALRIEVTATNGVPRAHLAAIRVYGPES; translated from the coding sequence ATGCGAAACGAACACGCGCACCACGACGTCACCATCATCGGGGGAGGTCTGGCCGGGGTCTGCGCCGCGATCGCCGCCGCCCGGCTCGGGCGTACCGTCGCGCTGGTCACGAACCGGCCGGTGCTGGGCGGGAACTCCAGCAGCGAGGTGCGCGTGTGGGTGGTCGGGGCCACCGGGCACGGCAAGAACCACTACGCCCGCGAGGGCGGCATCATGGGCGAGCTGTTCCTGGAGAACCAGTACCGCAACCCGGAGGGCAACCCGTACTTCTGGGACGCGGTGGTGCTCGACGCCGTGCGCGCCGAGCCGAACATCTCGCTCTACCTCAACACCGACGTACGCCTCGTCGACGCGAGCGGCCCCGAGGACACCCGGGTCGTCGAGGCGGTCACCGGCTGGATGATGGGCTCGGAACGGCTGATTCGGTTCACCTCGCCGGTGTTCCTCGACTGCACCGGCGACGGTCTCGTCGGGCACCTGGCCGGGGCTCGGTACCGGATCGGCCGCGAGAGCCGCGCCGAGTACGGCGAGCCGTGGGCGCCGGAGGTGGCCGACGACATCACCCTCGGCAGCACGCTGCTGTTCTACACCAAGGACGCGGGGGAACCGGTCCGCTACGTCCCGCCGTCGTTCGCCAAGGACATCACCACGACCTCCATCCCCGAGCGGCGCATCATCAAGGCCGGGGACAACGGCTGCGCGTACTGGTGGATCGAGTACGGCGGCGAGCTGGACACCGTGCACGACAACGACCGCATCCGCGACGAGCTGTGGTCGGTCATCTACGGGATCTGGGACTACATCAAGAACTCCGGCAAGTTCGACGCCGACACGATGACCCTCGAATGGGTCGGCGCGCTGCCCGGCAAGCGGGAGTACCGCCGGTTCGTCGGCGACTACGTGCTCACCCAGCACGACATCCTCGGCCAGACGCCCTTCGACGACCGGATCGCCTTCGGCGGGTGGTCCATCGACCTGCACCCGCCGCAGGGCATGTACGCCACCGAGGCGGGCGCGAAACAGCGGTACGCCGACGGCGTCTACCACATCCCGTACCGCAGCCTGTATTCGGTGAACACGACGAATCTGCTGTTCGCCGGGCGGGACATCTCGGCCAGCCACGTCGCGTTCGGGTCGACGCGGGTCATGGCGACCTGCGCGACCCTGGGTCAGGCGGCGGGGACCGCGGCCGCCCTGTGCGTGGCCGACGGGGTCGGTCCTCGGCAGCTCGATCGGGGACTGCTGCAGCGGACCCTGCTGCGGGCGGACGCCTCGATCATGGGCCTGCCGCTCCTGGGGGACGGGCTGCAGGGCACCGCTTCGGTGACGGCCTCCTCGACACTGTCCACAGTGGCGACAACCGATCCCGGTGAGCCGTGGGCGCTCGCTGCCGACGCGGGGATCGTCGTCCCCGTCGATCCGGCGTTCGACGGCGTACGGCTGCTCGTCTCCGCGACCGAGGCGACCGAGCTGCGGGTGGAACTCCACGACCCGGAGCTGGGCCAGAACTACGTGCCGCGCCGGCTGGTCACCGCGGCGCAGGTTGTCGTGGCGGCGGGGGAGAAGCAGTGGGTGGACGTGCCGTTGGCCTGGCGGCCGGACGCACCCGGCAACGCGTTCCTCGTCGTCGGGGCGAATCCCGCGGTCTCGCTCTGGTCGGCCGGTACGCCGACACCGGGCGTGCTGTGCCTGACGCGAGTCCCGTTGCGCCCGCAGGACGAGACCCCGCAGCTGCTCCGTGAGTGGACCGACGCCCCGCACTTCTGCGTCGACGCCGGCCCGACGACCGCGTACGCGCCGGAGAAGGCGGTCGACGGCTATCAGCGGCCGTTCGGCGGCCCGCACATGTGGGTCTCGGCCGAGCTGCCCGCCTCGCTCACGCTGGACTGGCCGGAGCCGATCACGGTCGCCCGCGTGGACGTCCTCGCCGACGACGACGTCAACGTGGACCTCATCAACCTGCACCATCACCGCACTCCGGACGCGATCATGCCGACGCTCGTCCGCGACTACCGGATCGAGGCGCGGAACGCGGCCGGCGAGTGGCAGGTGATCGTGGAGGTCACCGGCAACCGGCAGCGCCGTCAGGCGTACGACCTGCCGGAGGCGATCGTCACCGACGCGCTGCGGATCGAGGTCACCGCGACGAACGGCGTACCACGGGCGCACCTGGCGGCGATCCGCGTCTACGGCCCGGAAAGCTGA
- a CDS encoding carbohydrate ABC transporter permease, translating to MSTTTFISTHERRRPGTRFGLRTIQLLTLLALVLFGLGPLYWTVKGAVSPPAELSADPLRLWPADARPENFGTALSDLGVGAYLANTFWIVAGSWAVQLFVAVTAGFALSVLRPRFGRYVYAAILATMFVPYTVSMVSLFLTVIDVPVLHLNLANTYWAIWLPAGANAFNVLLAKRFFDALPAELFDAARVDGASTWTLLRRIVLPMSRPVLAVISLLAVVHSWKDFVWPLVVLSDPARQPISVALVNLAEQAPQDLLIAAMAMALLPPVIVFAFAQKYVVAGLGFTGVKG from the coding sequence GTGAGCACGACCACCTTCATCTCCACCCACGAACGGCGGCGGCCGGGCACCCGGTTCGGGCTGCGAACGATCCAGCTGCTCACCCTGCTGGCGTTGGTCCTGTTCGGACTCGGCCCGCTCTACTGGACGGTCAAGGGCGCGGTGTCGCCGCCCGCCGAGCTGTCGGCCGACCCGCTGCGGCTGTGGCCGGCCGACGCGCGGCCGGAGAACTTCGGCACCGCGCTGAGCGACCTCGGCGTGGGCGCGTACCTGGCGAACACGTTCTGGATCGTCGCCGGTTCGTGGGCGGTGCAGTTGTTCGTCGCCGTGACGGCCGGCTTCGCCCTGTCGGTGCTGCGGCCCCGCTTCGGCCGCTACGTATACGCCGCCATCCTGGCCACGATGTTCGTGCCGTACACGGTGTCGATGGTCAGCCTGTTCCTGACCGTCATCGACGTCCCGGTGCTCCACCTCAACCTGGCCAACACCTACTGGGCGATCTGGCTGCCGGCCGGGGCCAACGCCTTCAACGTCCTGCTGGCCAAACGCTTCTTCGACGCGCTGCCGGCCGAGTTGTTCGACGCCGCCCGGGTGGACGGCGCGTCCACCTGGACCCTGCTGCGCCGGATCGTCCTGCCGATGAGCCGGCCCGTGCTCGCCGTGATCAGCCTGCTCGCGGTGGTGCACAGCTGGAAGGACTTCGTCTGGCCGCTCGTCGTGCTGTCCGACCCGGCCCGTCAGCCGATCAGCGTCGCCCTGGTCAACCTCGCCGAACAGGCGCCACAGGACCTGCTCATCGCCGCGATGGCGATGGCGCTGCTCCCGCCGGTGATCGTGTTCGCCTTCGCCCAGAAGTACGTCGTCGCCGGACTCGGCTTCACCGGCGTCAAGGGCTGA
- a CDS encoding carbohydrate ABC transporter permease, with amino-acid sequence MSADLTEVPARSTERSGGAIAAGAARSRRRSAWRADAVAFVLLIPAFVVFGLFSWWPIIRGLLISFQETNLVEPARWVGLDNFHAIFADPLLGKAAGNTLLFVGLALLIGFPAPLILAAIMSTVRRAGGIYRFLAYLPVVIPPVVSVLLWKWFYDPGSGLFNAVFGLVGLGPFPWLQSPDSAMLSLVLESTWAGMGGAVLIYLAAMVGIPAELYEAAESDGAGIWKRIWHVTLPQLRPTIGLLLLMQLISTIQVFTEPYVFTGGGPQDSTVTVLLLIFRYAFQNGAYGQAAALSFLLAIALAVLSAVYLRATRSWSRS; translated from the coding sequence ATGAGTGCCGACCTGACCGAGGTCCCGGCCCGGTCCACCGAACGCTCCGGCGGCGCCATCGCCGCCGGAGCGGCCCGGTCGCGCCGCCGGTCGGCGTGGCGGGCCGACGCGGTCGCGTTCGTCCTGCTCATCCCGGCGTTCGTGGTGTTCGGGCTGTTCTCCTGGTGGCCGATCATCCGGGGCCTGCTGATCAGCTTCCAGGAGACCAATCTGGTCGAGCCGGCCCGCTGGGTCGGCCTGGACAACTTCCACGCGATCTTCGCCGACCCGCTGCTGGGCAAGGCCGCCGGCAACACGCTGCTGTTCGTCGGCCTGGCGTTGCTGATCGGCTTCCCCGCGCCGCTGATCCTCGCCGCGATCATGTCGACGGTACGCCGGGCCGGCGGCATCTACCGCTTCCTGGCGTACCTGCCGGTGGTCATCCCGCCGGTGGTGTCGGTGCTGCTGTGGAAGTGGTTCTACGACCCCGGATCGGGCCTGTTCAACGCGGTCTTCGGGCTGGTCGGGCTCGGCCCGTTCCCGTGGTTGCAGTCGCCGGACTCCGCGATGCTCAGCCTCGTCCTGGAGTCCACCTGGGCCGGCATGGGCGGCGCGGTGCTGATCTACCTCGCCGCGATGGTCGGCATCCCGGCCGAACTCTACGAGGCGGCCGAGAGCGACGGCGCCGGCATCTGGAAGCGGATCTGGCACGTGACGCTGCCCCAGTTGCGCCCCACCATCGGCTTGCTGCTGCTGATGCAGCTGATCAGCACGATCCAGGTGTTCACCGAGCCCTACGTCTTCACCGGTGGTGGACCGCAGGACTCGACGGTCACCGTGCTGCTGCTGATCTTCCGGTACGCCTTCCAGAACGGCGCGTACGGCCAGGCCGCCGCGCTGTCGTTCCTGCTCGCCATCGCGCTGGCCGTGCTGTCGGCGGTGTACCTGCGCGCCACCCGAAGCTGGAGCCGCTCGTGA
- a CDS encoding LacI family DNA-binding transcriptional regulator — protein MAVTIREVASAAGVSISTVSRAFTAPDQVGERTLQRILEAATRLGYSPNPAARSLRGGRTGTLGLVIPDIANPFFPPIFKAMQARARRQGYTLLVADSDEREADEIETIAAVVKKVDGLLLWASTLPDDRLVELSRQVPLVLGNRHVDGISEVHVSLAAGLTQAAEHLRAYGHRRCVFVDGSRPELSRGKSIRESFAAHDLALIELGPYEPRFETGVHAATLVAANEATAVVAHNDLVALGILHQLSRLGIDVPGRVSVIGIDDTLLATTATPSLTTIRISAEEIATKAGDLLAETVADPDQPARKVEIGSRLIPRASTGPAAA, from the coding sequence GTGGCGGTCACCATTCGTGAGGTCGCCAGCGCGGCGGGAGTATCCATCTCCACCGTCTCGCGGGCGTTCACCGCCCCGGACCAGGTCGGCGAGCGTACGTTGCAGCGCATCCTGGAGGCGGCCACCCGGCTGGGCTACTCGCCGAACCCGGCGGCGCGGTCGCTGCGCGGCGGGCGTACCGGGACGCTGGGTCTGGTCATCCCCGACATCGCCAACCCGTTCTTCCCGCCGATCTTCAAGGCGATGCAGGCCCGCGCCCGCCGTCAGGGCTACACCCTGCTGGTCGCCGACAGCGACGAGCGTGAGGCCGACGAGATCGAGACGATCGCGGCGGTCGTGAAGAAGGTCGACGGGCTGCTGCTGTGGGCGTCCACATTGCCCGACGACCGGCTCGTCGAGCTGTCCCGGCAGGTGCCGCTGGTGCTGGGCAACCGGCACGTCGACGGGATCAGCGAGGTGCACGTGTCGCTCGCCGCCGGGCTGACTCAGGCCGCCGAGCACCTGCGGGCGTATGGGCATCGCCGGTGCGTCTTCGTCGACGGGTCCCGCCCCGAACTGTCGCGGGGCAAGTCCATCCGGGAATCGTTCGCCGCGCATGACCTCGCCCTGATCGAACTCGGCCCCTACGAACCGCGCTTCGAGACCGGCGTCCACGCCGCGACTCTGGTCGCCGCCAACGAGGCGACCGCCGTCGTGGCCCACAACGACCTCGTCGCCCTCGGCATCCTGCACCAACTGTCCCGGCTCGGCATCGACGTGCCCGGCCGCGTCAGCGTCATCGGCATCGACGACACCCTGCTGGCCACCACCGCGACCCCGTCGCTGACCACCATCCGCATCTCCGCCGAGGAGATCGCCACGAAGGCGGGCGACCTGCTCGCCGAGACCGTCGCCGATCCCGATCAGCCCGCCCGCAAGGTCGAGATCGGATCGCGGCTCATTCCCCGGGCGTCGACCGGTCCGGCCGCCGCCTGA
- a CDS encoding ABC transporter permease subunit translates to MIWLTWRQFRTQATVAVAALAALAIYLVILGNQMRHAYTADIIGCLPEACTAARRDFEDAYGAPVALIGALLLGVPALIGVFWGAPLITRELEEKTDRMVWNQSITRTRWLAVKLTLLALASMAVTGLYSLLLTWSASRYDQLIGGRFAALTFASRNLVPIGYAVFAFLLGTTIGLLVRRTLPAMAVTLAVFAVVQVVLPIAVRQHLMSPVTTTVQLDQTAMERSDFMGVGPDGARIDGYTAPGAWSLTTTSKLYSADGTPYTAAQSEKCHGTNQQEDMACTVAQNIHFSYTYHPADRYWRFQWIELILFGGLSLILAGFCLLRIRRYSS, encoded by the coding sequence ATGATCTGGCTGACCTGGCGGCAGTTCCGCACCCAGGCGACGGTCGCGGTCGCGGCGCTGGCGGCACTGGCGATCTATCTCGTCATCCTCGGCAACCAGATGCGGCACGCGTACACCGCCGACATCATCGGCTGCCTGCCTGAGGCGTGCACGGCGGCCCGGCGGGACTTCGAGGACGCGTACGGCGCCCCGGTCGCGCTGATCGGCGCGCTGCTCCTCGGCGTACCGGCGCTGATCGGGGTGTTCTGGGGCGCGCCGCTCATCACGCGTGAGCTGGAGGAGAAGACCGACCGGATGGTCTGGAACCAGAGCATCACCCGGACGCGCTGGCTCGCGGTGAAACTCACCCTCCTCGCGCTGGCGAGCATGGCGGTCACCGGGCTCTACAGCCTGCTGCTGACTTGGAGCGCCAGCCGCTACGACCAGCTCATCGGGGGCCGCTTCGCCGCGCTCACGTTCGCGTCGCGCAATCTGGTGCCCATCGGGTACGCCGTCTTCGCGTTCCTGCTCGGCACGACGATCGGCCTGCTCGTCCGGCGTACGCTGCCCGCCATGGCGGTGACCCTCGCCGTCTTCGCCGTCGTCCAGGTCGTCCTGCCGATCGCCGTACGCCAGCACCTCATGTCGCCGGTGACCACGACCGTCCAGCTGGACCAGACGGCGATGGAGCGCTCGGACTTCATGGGCGTCGGACCCGACGGCGCCCGGATCGACGGCTACACCGCACCGGGGGCGTGGTCGCTGACCACCACGAGCAAGCTCTACAGCGCCGACGGTACGCCCTACACCGCCGCGCAGTCCGAGAAGTGCCATGGGACCAACCAGCAGGAGGACATGGCCTGCACGGTCGCGCAGAACATCCACTTCAGCTACACGTACCATCCGGCCGATCGGTACTGGCGGTTCCAGTGGATCGAGCTGATCCTCTTCGGCGGCCTGTCGCTGATCCTCGCCGGATTCTGCCTCCTCCGCATCCGCCGCTACTCCAGCTGA
- a CDS encoding response regulator transcription factor produces MRVLVVEDQTELADSVARVLRREGMAVDVAYDGAAALERTGVVDYDVVVLDRDLPEVHGDDVCRALVDRAAPTRVLMLTASSTIAERVEGLGLGADDYLPKPFAYAELVARIRAVGRRTAPAAPPILVHGDLRLDPAQRIATRAGARLSLSPKEFAVLEYLLTGQGRVISAEELLDRVWDEAADPFTTTVKATINRLRAKLGDPPVIETLNRSGYRVS; encoded by the coding sequence ATGAGGGTGCTGGTGGTCGAGGACCAGACGGAGCTGGCCGACTCGGTGGCGCGGGTGCTGCGGCGCGAGGGCATGGCCGTCGACGTCGCGTACGACGGCGCGGCCGCACTGGAGCGCACCGGCGTCGTGGACTATGACGTCGTCGTCCTGGACCGGGATCTGCCGGAGGTCCACGGGGACGACGTCTGCCGCGCCCTCGTCGACCGGGCGGCGCCGACGCGCGTCCTGATGCTCACGGCGTCGAGCACGATCGCCGAACGGGTCGAAGGGCTGGGCCTCGGCGCCGACGACTACCTGCCCAAGCCGTTCGCGTACGCCGAACTCGTGGCCCGCATCCGGGCGGTGGGCCGGCGGACCGCCCCGGCCGCGCCGCCGATCCTCGTGCACGGCGATCTGCGGCTCGACCCGGCGCAGCGCATCGCGACCCGGGCCGGTGCGCGGCTGTCGTTGAGCCCGAAGGAGTTCGCGGTGTTGGAATACCTGCTCACGGGCCAGGGCCGGGTGATCTCGGCGGAGGAGTTGCTCGACCGGGTGTGGGACGAGGCGGCCGATCCGTTCACCACGACCGTGAAGGCGACGATCAACCGGTTGCGGGCCAAGCTCGGCGACCCGCCGGTGATCGAGACTTTGAACCGTTCCGGCTACCGGGTGTCATGA
- a CDS encoding ABC transporter substrate-binding protein codes for MRTTRRSALALFGGAAVAALTGCDSLKPTSDGTGDTIVLRVQGMPPATEKASLDQFAKLVADFEKANPGIKIEGSTNVWDSMTFSAKLAGGSIEDVISVPLTEPQGLIERKQVSSITGDLRGWNHYQEFNPQVLKPISDAAGEVYGVPEAPFALGLVYNRALFAQAGLDPDKPPTTWADVQAYAKQIAAKTGKPGYVQESKDNQGGWQLTMITYAHGGSMERLDNGKYVADFNSAPTKSALNLLKTMRWTDDSLGRNLLNNQNDVIKAFAAGQVGMFLGTPGTYRLAKVTYGMTNTGDYGIGAMPQAGGNATLSGGKIYMVPASVSAAKRAAAVKWLLFAYAQPQYDPAVAAANAKALAADPKAAVGVPTLPLFNQAQQDKITAAIQPYVNVELPHFAPYLTGTPALALRAEPAVQAQAIYAALDTAIQAVLTDRNADVDALLAKAESDVNAKLAAAQK; via the coding sequence ATGAGAACCACCCGACGGTCCGCCCTCGCGCTGTTCGGCGGCGCGGCGGTGGCCGCGTTGACCGGCTGCGACTCGCTCAAGCCCACCAGCGACGGCACGGGCGACACGATCGTCCTCCGCGTGCAGGGGATGCCGCCGGCCACCGAGAAGGCGAGCCTGGACCAGTTCGCCAAGCTGGTCGCCGACTTCGAGAAGGCCAACCCGGGCATCAAGATCGAGGGCTCGACCAACGTCTGGGACTCGATGACCTTCTCGGCCAAGCTGGCCGGCGGCAGCATCGAGGACGTCATCAGCGTCCCGCTCACCGAGCCGCAGGGGCTCATCGAACGCAAGCAGGTCTCGTCGATCACCGGCGACCTGCGCGGGTGGAACCACTACCAGGAGTTCAACCCGCAGGTCCTCAAGCCGATCAGCGACGCCGCCGGCGAGGTGTACGGCGTACCGGAGGCTCCGTTCGCGCTGGGCCTGGTCTACAACCGCGCGCTGTTCGCCCAGGCCGGGCTCGACCCGGACAAGCCGCCGACGACGTGGGCCGACGTCCAGGCGTACGCGAAGCAGATCGCCGCCAAGACCGGCAAGCCCGGCTATGTCCAGGAGTCGAAGGACAACCAGGGCGGCTGGCAGCTCACGATGATCACGTACGCGCACGGCGGCTCGATGGAGCGCCTCGACAACGGCAAGTACGTGGCGGACTTCAACAGCGCGCCGACCAAGAGCGCGCTGAACCTGCTCAAGACGATGCGGTGGACCGACGACTCGCTGGGCCGCAACCTGCTCAACAACCAGAACGACGTGATCAAGGCGTTCGCCGCCGGCCAGGTCGGCATGTTCCTCGGCACGCCGGGCACCTACCGGCTGGCCAAGGTCACCTACGGCATGACGAACACCGGCGACTACGGCATCGGCGCGATGCCCCAGGCGGGCGGCAACGCCACGCTGTCGGGCGGCAAGATCTACATGGTTCCGGCGTCGGTGTCGGCGGCCAAGCGCGCCGCCGCGGTCAAGTGGCTGCTGTTCGCGTACGCCCAGCCGCAGTATGACCCGGCGGTCGCCGCGGCCAACGCCAAGGCGCTGGCGGCCGACCCGAAGGCGGCAGTCGGCGTACCCACGTTGCCGCTGTTCAACCAGGCGCAGCAGGACAAGATCACGGCCGCGATCCAGCCGTACGTCAACGTCGAGCTGCCGCACTTCGCGCCGTACCTGACCGGGACGCCCGCGCTGGCGCTGCGCGCGGAGCCGGCGGTGCAGGCCCAGGCCATCTACGCCGCCCTCGACACCGCGATCCAGGCCGTGCTGACCGACCGCAACGCCGACGTCGACGCCCTGCTGGCGAAGGCCGAGTCCGACGTGAACGCCAAGCTCGCCGCCGCCCAGAAATGA
- a CDS encoding ABC transporter ATP-binding protein, whose protein sequence is MTPIIETRDLGKRYRHKAALTDCTLRVPAGRIVGLVGPNGAGKSTLLGLTCGLLAPTTGTIAVLGDRPAAGAAQLAKVGFVAQDAPVYAGLSVADHLKLGRKLNPRWDMGLAQRRVQQLGLDPAQKAGRLSGGQRAQLALTVAAAKRAELLILDEPVASLDPLARSAFLRDLLEFVAELGVSVVLSSHLLGDLERVCDHLIVLAAGRVQLAGDVGDLLAEHYRLTADQADPAMLPAGAEIVHADDSARETAVVVRSSQPIDGAAHADLEDVGLAYMTRAAMASVRGTAETGVRR, encoded by the coding sequence ATGACACCCATCATCGAGACGCGGGATCTCGGCAAGCGCTACCGCCACAAGGCGGCGCTGACCGACTGCACGCTGCGCGTACCGGCTGGGCGAATCGTGGGCCTGGTCGGCCCGAACGGCGCGGGGAAGTCCACCCTGCTCGGGCTGACCTGTGGCCTGCTCGCCCCCACCACTGGAACCATCGCCGTCCTGGGCGACCGGCCCGCCGCCGGAGCGGCGCAGCTCGCCAAGGTCGGCTTCGTCGCCCAGGACGCCCCGGTGTACGCCGGGCTGTCCGTCGCCGACCATCTGAAGCTGGGCCGGAAGCTCAATCCGCGCTGGGACATGGGCCTGGCCCAGCGGCGCGTGCAACAGCTGGGCCTCGACCCCGCGCAGAAGGCGGGCCGGCTGTCCGGCGGCCAGCGCGCCCAGCTCGCCCTGACCGTGGCCGCCGCCAAGCGCGCCGAACTGCTGATCCTCGACGAGCCGGTGGCCTCGCTGGATCCCTTGGCGCGCAGCGCCTTCCTGCGGGATCTGCTGGAGTTCGTCGCCGAACTGGGAGTCAGCGTCGTGCTGTCCTCGCACCTGCTCGGCGACCTCGAACGGGTCTGCGACCACCTCATCGTGCTGGCCGCCGGTCGCGTACAGCTCGCCGGGGACGTCGGCGACCTGCTCGCCGAGCACTACCGGCTCACCGCCGACCAAGCGGATCCGGCGATGCTGCCGGCCGGTGCGGAGATCGTCCACGCCGACGACTCGGCGCGCGAGACCGCCGTCGTGGTTCGCAGCTCCCAGCCGATCGACGGCGCGGCCCACGCCGACCTCGAAGACGTCGGGCTGGCGTACATGACCCGGGCGGCCATGGCGTCCGTCCGGGGAACGGCGGAAACGGGGGTCCGGCGATGA
- a CDS encoding sensor histidine kinase, producing MTPRHRLRRRFTVLYGVMAVLSGVILLGIVFVLAQDLPPADAPAPAGAPPAGSGPMGVPPAVFLDFRADLVLVCGIALAIMAVLSLGLGWLYAGRMLRPVRQMTGRLQQISGSNVHERLALAGPRDEFTELGDTIDGLLARLEAALDGQKRFVANAAHELRTPLTVEHALIEEPLIDPDATVEAYRANFERLLAVNRQRGRLLESLLTLASSEHGRGPGGGPDHAEPVDLAAIVTRAIEDRTRPAELRGLRIKSSVRPARLVGDPALLARLVANLCDNAFHYNVAGGVIEVATRTDTGLAVLVVSNTGPVIPPDEVQRLFEPFQRLHRIADDDRHGLGLSIVRAIVAAHDGQLTASARPGGGLMVEIAFPSAEPADQLSGP from the coding sequence ATGACGCCCCGGCACCGGCTTCGCCGCCGCTTCACCGTGCTCTACGGCGTCATGGCCGTCCTGTCCGGCGTGATCCTGCTCGGCATCGTCTTCGTCCTGGCCCAGGACCTGCCCCCGGCGGACGCTCCCGCCCCGGCCGGCGCCCCGCCCGCCGGGTCGGGCCCGATGGGCGTACCACCGGCCGTCTTCCTCGACTTCCGGGCCGACCTGGTACTCGTGTGCGGGATCGCGCTGGCGATCATGGCCGTGCTGTCGCTCGGCCTCGGCTGGCTGTACGCGGGCCGGATGCTGCGGCCGGTGCGGCAGATGACCGGACGCCTCCAGCAGATCTCCGGATCCAATGTGCACGAACGGCTGGCCCTGGCCGGTCCGCGCGACGAGTTCACGGAGCTCGGCGACACCATCGACGGCCTGCTCGCCCGGTTGGAAGCGGCGCTCGACGGGCAGAAACGGTTCGTCGCCAACGCCGCGCACGAACTGCGTACGCCGTTGACGGTCGAGCACGCGCTGATCGAGGAGCCGCTGATCGACCCGGACGCCACCGTGGAGGCGTACCGGGCGAACTTCGAACGCCTGCTCGCCGTCAACCGGCAGCGCGGGCGGCTGCTGGAGTCGCTGCTCACCCTCGCCAGCAGCGAGCACGGACGCGGACCCGGCGGCGGCCCGGACCATGCCGAGCCAGTCGATCTGGCGGCGATCGTGACGCGCGCGATCGAGGACCGGACCCGGCCCGCCGAGCTTCGAGGGCTGCGGATCAAATCCTCCGTCCGCCCGGCTCGGCTCGTCGGCGATCCGGCGCTGCTGGCGCGGCTGGTGGCCAACCTGTGCGACAACGCGTTCCACTACAACGTGGCGGGCGGCGTGATCGAGGTCGCGACGCGGACCGACACCGGGCTGGCGGTGCTCGTCGTCTCGAACACCGGGCCGGTGATCCCGCCGGACGAGGTGCAGCGCCTGTTCGAGCCGTTCCAGCGGCTGCACCGGATCGCCGACGACGATCGGCATGGGCTCGGCCTGTCGATCGTCCGCGCGATCGTGGCCGCGCACGACGGGCAGCTCACCGCGTCCGCGCGACCCGGTGGCGGGCTCATGGTCGAGATCGCGTTCCCGTCCGCCGAGCCGGCGGATCAGCTTTCCGGGCCGTAG